Part of the Candidatus Parvarchaeota archaeon genome, AGAATTTCCTTTTCAGTTCGGCAGGCAGCCTTATCCTAAATTTCATTGCGATTTTTCTTGCGAGAAAAACATACCTGTCAGAGAGCAGAGGGTCGTATGAGTATATTTTTCCTGCCTGCTCAAACAGTATTCCGATTCTTTCAGCTGCAATCTGCCTGAATTTTTCCGGCTTCTTGGAGTAGGAATTTTTTGCCCTTCTGCCCAAATCGTTGCCTTTTGCCCTTCTGCCATGCGCCATGCGGCATCATAAACACAAAAAGCATATAAATTCTTGGTTTATTCTCCTGAAGAATAGAGTTGAATGAGTGTAAATAGACGGGTTCGGTTGGATTCATTTGAGTGAGTTTGGTTGGATTCATTCGAACGAAGGGGTCTGGATTCATTCGAATGAAATTGGTTGCTATGGGCTTTTTCAGCGCAATAGGCCAGATTTTCAGGCCAAAAAAAGAGGAAAGGGAAAGGGCTGTTTCTTTGCCTGAGTTTGAAAAATGGATTGATGACCTTAAGCAGATTAAGCTCAGGACTGTGAATG contains:
- a CDS encoding ribonuclease P codes for the protein MAHGRRAKGNDLGRRAKNSYSKKPEKFRQIAAERIGILFEQAGKIYSYDPLLSDRYVFLARKIAMKFRIRLPAELKRKFCRHCHSFLMPGRNCRIRAHQGKMVYYCLNCKKHMRFPYIREQKEKRNRQRKLVLPPTCEHFRRNTTHRKGN